Proteins encoded in a region of the Arvicanthis niloticus isolate mArvNil1 chromosome 16, mArvNil1.pat.X, whole genome shotgun sequence genome:
- the LOC117721908 gene encoding olfactory receptor 10J3-like has product MPKKNSTVVAEFLFEGFSSFGWQHRLGFFIVFLTLYLLTLLGNAIIVTIIRLDRHLHIPMYLFLSMLSISETFYTIAIIPRMLAGLLNPHQAIDIQGCATQLFFYLTFGINNCFLLTAMGYDRYVAICNPLRYSVIMNKKACILLATGSLGIGLSMAIVQVTSVFGLPFCDGFVIAHFFCDVRPLLKLACTDTTINEIINFVVSVCVLVLPMGLVFISYVVIISTILKIASAEGRKKAFATCASHLTVVIIHYGCASIIYLKPKSQNSPGKDRLISVTYTVITPLLNPVVYSLRNKEVKEALQKAIGVRPLSF; this is encoded by the coding sequence ATGCCAAAGAAAAACTCCACAGTTGTGGCTGAGTTCCTCTTTGAAGGTTTTTCCAGCTTTGGTTGGCAGCACAGGCTTGGCTTTTTTATTGTGTTCCTAACATTGTACCTTCTGACTCTGTTGGGCAACGCAATCATTGTGACAATTATTCGTCTGGACCGCCATCTCCACATACCCATGTACCTTTTTCTGAGCATGCTCTCCATCTCTGAGACTTTCTATACCATTGCCATTATTCCTCGTATGCTAGCTGGTCTCCTGAATCCTCACCAGGCCATAGATATCCAAGGCTGTGCAACCCAGCTCTTCTTTTATCTAACTTTTGGCATCAACAACTGTtttctcctcacagcaatgggttatgaccgctatgtggccatctgcaatCCTCTAAGGTATTCAGTTATTATGAATAAGAAGGCCTGTATCCTTTTAGCAACTGGGTCACTGGGAATTGGCCTGAGCATGGCTATTGTCCAGGTTACATCAGTGTTTGGCCTACCATTCTGTGATGGGTTTGTTATTGCCCACTTCTTCTGTGATGTGAGACCCCTGCTGAAACTAGCCTGCACAGATACCACCATCAATGAGATCATCAACTTTGTTGtcagtgtgtgtgtccttgtgctACCCATGGGCCTCGTCTTCATCTCTTATGTTGTTATCATCTCTACCATCCTTAAGATTGCCTCAGCTGAAGGCCGGAAGAAGGCCTTTGCCACATGTGCCTCTCACCTCACGGTAGTCATCATCCACTATGGTTGTGCCTCAATAATCTACCTAAAACCAAAGTCCCAGAATTCCCCGGGGAAGGATAGGCTCATCTCAGTGACTTACACTGTCATCACCCCTCTACTGAACCCAGTGGTGTACAGTTTGAGAAACAAGGAGGTTAAAGAGGCTCTACAAAAGGCCATAGGTGTTAGGCCTCTTTCCTTTTAA
- the LOC117721917 gene encoding olfactory receptor 10J3-like codes for MLKSNATFVTEFLFEGFSSFDWQHRLAFFAIFLTLYFLTMSGNVIIVSIIHMDHHLHTPMYFFLAILSISDTCYTVTIIPRMLSDLLNPYHTIAFRDCVVQIFFYLTFGINNCFLLMVMGYDRYVAICNPLRYSVIMGRKACVHLASGSLGTGLCMAIVQVTSVFSLPFCNGFVIPHFFCDVRPLLKLACTDTTINEIINFVVSVCVLILPMGVVFISYVVIISTILKIASAEGRKKAFATCASHLTVVIIHYGCTAIIYLKPKSQNLLGQERLISVTYTLITPLLNPLVYSLRNKEVKDALRRAMWQKALSS; via the coding sequence ATGCTAAAATCAAATGCAACCTTTGTAACAGAGTTCCTCTTTGAAGGTTTCTCCAGCTTTGATTGGCAGCATAGGCTTGCCTTTTTTGCTATTTTCCTAACATTGTACTTTCTCACTATGTCTGGCAATGTGATCATTGTGAGTATTATTCACATGGATCATCATCTGCATACTCCCATGTACTTCTTTCTGGCAATACTGTCCATCTCTGATACCTGCTACACTGTGACCATTATACCACGGATGCTTTCTGACCTCCTCAATCCTTACCACACGATTGCTTTTCGAGACTGTGTGGTCCAGATCTTTTTTTATCTAACTTTTGGCATCAACAACTGTTTCCTACTCATGGTCATGGGATATGACCgttatgtggccatctgcaaCCCCCTAAGGTATTCAGTTATCATGGGTAGGAAGGCTTGTGTTCACTTAGCATCTGGGTCACTGGGAACTGGTCTATGTATGGCTATTGTCCAGGTTACATCAGTATTTAGCCTGCCTTTCTGTAATGGATTTGTTATCCCTCACTTCTTCTGTGATGTGAGACCGCTGCTGAAGCTGGCCTGCACAGACACCACTATCAATGAGATCATCAACTTTGTTGTCAGTGTGTGTGTCCTTATTTTACCAATGGGTGTAGTCTTCATCTCTTATGTTGTGATCATCTCCACTATTCTTAAGATTGCTTCAGCTGAAGGTCGGAAGAAGGCCTTTGCCACATGTGCCTCCCACCTCACGGTGGTCATCATCCATTATGGCTGCACTGCAATTATCTACTTGAAACCTAAGTCACAGAACTTGCTGGGGCAGGAAAGGCTCATCTCAGTGACCTACACTCTTATCACCCCTCTACTGAATCCTTTGGTATACAGTCTGCGGAATAAGGAGGTCAAAGATGCCCTACGCAGAGCCATGTGGCAGAAGGCACTTTCATCTTAA